The Mercurialis annua linkage group LG2, ddMerAnnu1.2, whole genome shotgun sequence genome contains a region encoding:
- the LOC126667817 gene encoding 3'-5' exonuclease-like isoform X3: MTTEIKLNTTAHNLYEVTFFTNKIQTIVTHNPSTVDQWLTETHQQISQTRTTVGLDVEWKPNFRPKIQNPVATLQLCIYNRCLIYQIKHSPKIPQSLKEFLRSKRFVFVGVGIKGDVEKLMKDYKLEVEKIVDLRELGAKRLEMGELKNGGIKTLAREVLRKVIEKPKKVEVR, translated from the coding sequence ATGACAACAGAAATCAAACTAAACACCACCGCACACAATCTCTACGAAGTAACCTTCTTCACCAACAAAATTCAAACCATAGTAACCCACAACCCTTCAACAGTAGACCAATGGCTAACCGAAACCCACCAACAAATCTCGCAAACCAGAACCACAGTCGGCCTAGATGTCGAATGGAAACCAAATTTCAGACCCAAAATACAAAACCCAGTTGCCACTTTACAACTCTGCATCTACAATAGATGCCTAATCTACCAGATAAAACACTCCCCAAAAATCCCCCAGTCTCTGAAAGAATTTCTGCGAAGTAAGAGATTCGTGTTTGTTGGAGTCGGGATTAAAGGCGACGTTGAGAAGCTGATGAAAGATTATAAATTGGAAGTGGAGAAGATTGTGGATTTGAGGGAGTTGGGTGCTAAGAGATTGGAGATGGGAGAGTTGAAGAACGGTGGGATTAAGACATTGGCAAGGGAAGTTCTGAGGAAGGTGATTGAGAAGCCTAAAAAG
- the LOC126667817 gene encoding 3'-5' exonuclease-like isoform X1, whose amino-acid sequence MTTEIKLNTTAHNLYEVTFFTNKIQTIVTHNPSTVDQWLTETHQQISQTRTTVGLDVEWKPNFRPKIQNPVATLQLCIYNRCLIYQIKHSPKIPQSLKEFLRSKRFVFVGVGIKGDVEKLMKDYKLEVEKIVDLRELGAKRLEMGELKNGGIKTLAREVLRKVIEKPKKVTMSNWNNLRLSCSQVQYACLDAFLSFQIGYSLNASAS is encoded by the coding sequence ATGACAACAGAAATCAAACTAAACACCACCGCACACAATCTCTACGAAGTAACCTTCTTCACCAACAAAATTCAAACCATAGTAACCCACAACCCTTCAACAGTAGACCAATGGCTAACCGAAACCCACCAACAAATCTCGCAAACCAGAACCACAGTCGGCCTAGATGTCGAATGGAAACCAAATTTCAGACCCAAAATACAAAACCCAGTTGCCACTTTACAACTCTGCATCTACAATAGATGCCTAATCTACCAGATAAAACACTCCCCAAAAATCCCCCAGTCTCTGAAAGAATTTCTGCGAAGTAAGAGATTCGTGTTTGTTGGAGTCGGGATTAAAGGCGACGTTGAGAAGCTGATGAAAGATTATAAATTGGAAGTGGAGAAGATTGTGGATTTGAGGGAGTTGGGTGCTAAGAGATTGGAGATGGGAGAGTTGAAGAACGGTGGGATTAAGACATTGGCAAGGGAAGTTCTGAGGAAGGTGATTGAGAAGCCTAAAAAGGTAACTATGAGTAACTGGAATAATTTAAGGTTGAGTTGTAGTCAAGTTCAGTATGCTTGTCTTGATGCTTTTTTGTCTTTTCAAATTGGGTATTCTTTGAATGCTTCTGCCTCCTAG
- the LOC126667817 gene encoding 3'-5' exonuclease-like isoform X2, translating into MTTEIKLNTTAHNLYEVTFFTNKIQTIVTHNPSTVDQWLTETHQQISQTRTTVGLDVEWKPNFRPKIQNPVATLQLCIYNRCLIYQIKHSPKIPQSLKEFLRSKRFVFVGVGIKGDVEKLMKDYKLEVEKIVDLRELGAKRLEMGELKNGGIKTLAREVLRKVIEKPKKVPPAPIPSFESFL; encoded by the coding sequence ATGACAACAGAAATCAAACTAAACACCACCGCACACAATCTCTACGAAGTAACCTTCTTCACCAACAAAATTCAAACCATAGTAACCCACAACCCTTCAACAGTAGACCAATGGCTAACCGAAACCCACCAACAAATCTCGCAAACCAGAACCACAGTCGGCCTAGATGTCGAATGGAAACCAAATTTCAGACCCAAAATACAAAACCCAGTTGCCACTTTACAACTCTGCATCTACAATAGATGCCTAATCTACCAGATAAAACACTCCCCAAAAATCCCCCAGTCTCTGAAAGAATTTCTGCGAAGTAAGAGATTCGTGTTTGTTGGAGTCGGGATTAAAGGCGACGTTGAGAAGCTGATGAAAGATTATAAATTGGAAGTGGAGAAGATTGTGGATTTGAGGGAGTTGGGTGCTAAGAGATTGGAGATGGGAGAGTTGAAGAACGGTGGGATTAAGACATTGGCAAGGGAAGTTCTGAGGAAGGTGATTGAGAAGCCTAAAAAG